The Vespa velutina chromosome 4, iVesVel2.1, whole genome shotgun sequence genome has a window encoding:
- the LOC124948688 gene encoding probable Ufm1-specific protease 1 yields MIVDYSTNLLKNIHESLPTFGTGKSTIIRGIYEYWHYGCDGFNDRGWGCGYRTLQTICSWIIINKNLQEKVPSIRKIQETLVTLEDKEKPFIGSRDWIGCFEVCLILDNLYNVNSKIVHIRSGQELSKYLHIIRQHFEEFGCPIMMGGDQDCSSKCIIGMHIGLKEVYLLIVDPHFIGKAKSIEELKNNQWVRWQSIRDFVYSSFYNLCLPQIKIT; encoded by the exons ATGATTGTTGATTATTCGactaatttgttaaaaaatatccaTGAAAGCCTTCCTACTTTCGGTACAGGCAAGAGTACGATTATACGAGGAATTTATGAATATTGGCATTATGGTTGTGATGGTTTTAATGATAGG ggATGGGGTTGTGGATATAGAACATTGCAAACCATTTGTTCAtggattataattaataagaatttacaagaaaaagtTCCAAGTATACGAAAAATTCAAGAAACGCTTGTTACATTggaggataaagagaaaccATTTATCGGGTCAAGAGATTGGATAGGATGCTTCGAA GTATGTCTTATTCTGGATAATTTGTATAACGTAAATAGTAAAATAGTTCACATTAGAAGTGGTCAAGAACTGTCAAAATATTTGCATATCATTAGACAACATTTCGAAGAATTTGGATGTCCAATTATGATGGGAGGAGATCAAGATTGTTCTAGTAAATGTATCATTGGTATGCATATTGGATTGAAAGAAGTCTATTTGTTAATCGTTGATCCGCACTTTATAGGTAAAGCTAAAAGcatagaagaattaaaaaataatcaatgggTAAGATGGCAAAGTATTAGAGACTTTGTTTACAGTTCCTTTTACAATCTTTGTTTACCACAAATTAAGATAACTTGA
- the LOC124948695 gene encoding cytochrome b-c1 complex subunit 7-like isoform X1, whose translation MLISLLNKYVVTPSVQKWMYNVSGFNKYGLMRDDIRSELDPDVQEALRRLPLHIRDERNFRLVRALQLDAQKRILPKEQWTKFEEDVLYLTPLVNEVVKEREEKERWNLE comes from the exons ATGCTAATTAGCTTACTTAATAAATACGTAGTAA CACCATCGGTACAAAAATGGATGTATAATGTATCTGGTTTTAATAAATacg gaTTAATGCGTGATGATATACGTAGCGAACTGGATCCGGATGTACAAGAAGCATTAAGAAGACTTCCACTACATATAAGAGATGAACGTAATTTTCGCTTAGTAAGAGCCCTTCAGTTGGATGCTCAGAAAAGAATTCTACCTAAAGAACAATGGACTAAATTCGAAGAG gaTGTATTATATCTTACCCCATTAGTAAATGAAGTTGTtaaagaacgagaagaaaaagagagatggaatcTTGAATAA
- the LOC124948695 gene encoding cytochrome b-c1 complex subunit 7-like isoform X2: MYNVSGFNKYGLMRDDIRSELDPDVQEALRRLPLHIRDERNFRLVRALQLDAQKRILPKEQWTKFEEDVLYLTPLVNEVVKEREEKERWNLE, from the exons ATGTATAATGTATCTGGTTTTAATAAATacg gaTTAATGCGTGATGATATACGTAGCGAACTGGATCCGGATGTACAAGAAGCATTAAGAAGACTTCCACTACATATAAGAGATGAACGTAATTTTCGCTTAGTAAGAGCCCTTCAGTTGGATGCTCAGAAAAGAATTCTACCTAAAGAACAATGGACTAAATTCGAAGAG gaTGTATTATATCTTACCCCATTAGTAAATGAAGTTGTtaaagaacgagaagaaaaagagagatggaatcTTGAATAA
- the LOC124948678 gene encoding sodium-dependent phosphate transporter 2 isoform X2, with product MSIPYDENLIWILIVGFIVAFALAFGIGANDVANSFGTSVGAGVLTIFQACILATFFEIAGAVLIGYKVSDTMRKGILDVTLYENHEKELMIGALSSLAGSGIWLLLATALRLPISGTHSIVGATVGFSLVCRGTAGVKWIALINIAASWFASPLLSGIVSAVIFWLIRKFVLRSSKPFEQGLRILPLAYGLTIAVNVMSVAHDGPKLLMLDRMPWWGSLTAALTLGLFSGIIVYLFVVPWQRKRIILSGPGGEKKTALCTCDKRETTAMSIISENPCSSNSDTKEVAAPKLRGNSSASPLLIVGGSNAEESQAENDKKDEEQPEVSKLFSFLQVLTAGFGSFAHGGNDVSNAIGPLIALWSIYAEGSAKQEADTPILILLYGGLGISAGLWIWGRRVIRTLGQDLARITPTTGFTIEVGAAVTVLLASKAGLPVSTTHCKVGSVVCVGWASRGDDLGKPFNNKTAVNKSCRNK from the exons atgaGCATACCATACGATGAAAATCTCATTTGGATACTAATAGTTGGGTTCATAGTAGCATTTGCCCTAGCATTTGGCATAGGTGCCAATGATGTTGCAAACAGTTTTGGGACAAGCGTGGGTGCCGGGGTCCTTACAATTTTTCAAGCTTGCATCTTGGCAACTTTCTTCGAAATTGCTGGTGCTGTACTGATAGGATATAAG GTCTCTGATACAATGCGTAAGGGTATACTAGATGTCACATTATACGAAAAccatgaaaaagaattaatgataGGAGCACTTTCTAGTCTAGCTGGATCTGGAATCTGGTTATTGCTTGCAACGGCATTACGACTTCCAATTTCTGGTACACATTCCATTGTTGGAGCTACCGTAGGATTTTCTCTTGTTTGCAGGGGTACAGCAGGG GTAAAATGGATTGCCCTAATAAATATAGCAGCATCCTGGTTTGCAAGCCCTTTACTCAGCGGAATCGTATCCGCTGTTATCTTCTGGCtcataagaaaatttgtattaagGTCTAGCAAACCTTTTGAACAGGGACTTCGTATACTTCCTTTAGCATATGGCCTCACTATCGCTGTCAATGTCATGTCAGTTGCACATGATGGACCTAAAT TGTTGATGTTGGACAGAATGCCATGGTGGGGTAGCTTGACGGCTGCATTGACTTTAGGATTATTTTCAggaattattgtttatttatttgttgtaCCGTGGCAAAGGAAAAGGATAATTTTATCTGGCCCTGGTGGTGAAAAAAAGACGGCCTTGTGTACGTgcgataaaagagaaacaacagCTATGTCTATAATTTCGGAAAATCCATGTAGTAGTAATAGCGACACAAAAGAAGTTGCTGCACCAAAGTTACGCGGTAATAGTAGTGCTAGTCCACTTTTAATAGTAGGTGGTTCTAATGCCGAAGAAAGTCAAGCAgagaacgataagaaagacgaagaacaACCAGAAGTGTCaaagttattttcatttctacaaGTATTAACAGCTGGTTTTGGTAGTTTCGCACATGGTGGTAATGATGTTAGCAATGCTATTGGTCCTCTCATAGCATTATGGTCAATATATGCAGAAGGTTCTGCAAAACAAGAAGCTGATACACCAATATTAATACTACTTTATGGTGGATTAGGTATCTCTGCTGGCTTATGGATATGGGGACGTAGAGTAATTCGTACATTAGGACAAGATTTAGCACGTATAACACCTACTACAGGCTTCACTATAGAG GTAGGAGCCGCAGTGACAGTTTTGTTGGCAAGTAAGGCTGGTTTACCTGTGTCAACGACTCATTGCAAAGTAGGATCGGTGGTATGTGTTGGATGGGCATCGCGTGGTG ATGATTTAGGGAAGCCATTCAATAATAAAACTGCTGTGAATAAATCAtgcagaaataaataa
- the LOC124948678 gene encoding sodium-dependent phosphate transporter 2 isoform X1, which yields MSIPYDENLIWILIVGFIVAFALAFGIGANDVANSFGTSVGAGVLTIFQACILATFFEIAGAVLIGYKVSDTMRKGILDVTLYENHEKELMIGALSSLAGSGIWLLLATALRLPISGTHSIVGATVGFSLVCRGTAGVKWIALINIAASWFASPLLSGIVSAVIFWLIRKFVLRSSKPFEQGLRILPLAYGLTIAVNVMSVAHDGPKLLMLDRMPWWGSLTAALTLGLFSGIIVYLFVVPWQRKRIILSGPGGEKKTALCTCDKRETTAMSIISENPCSSNSDTKEVAAPKLRGNSSASPLLIVGGSNAEESQAENDKKDEEQPEVSKLFSFLQVLTAGFGSFAHGGNDVSNAIGPLIALWSIYAEGSAKQEADTPILILLYGGLGISAGLWIWGRRVIRTLGQDLARITPTTGFTIEVGAAVTVLLASKAGLPVSTTHCKVGSVVCVGWASRGGEGVSWKLFRNIAFAWLITVPVAGCLSAGCMAIFKEVLTL from the exons atgaGCATACCATACGATGAAAATCTCATTTGGATACTAATAGTTGGGTTCATAGTAGCATTTGCCCTAGCATTTGGCATAGGTGCCAATGATGTTGCAAACAGTTTTGGGACAAGCGTGGGTGCCGGGGTCCTTACAATTTTTCAAGCTTGCATCTTGGCAACTTTCTTCGAAATTGCTGGTGCTGTACTGATAGGATATAAG GTCTCTGATACAATGCGTAAGGGTATACTAGATGTCACATTATACGAAAAccatgaaaaagaattaatgataGGAGCACTTTCTAGTCTAGCTGGATCTGGAATCTGGTTATTGCTTGCAACGGCATTACGACTTCCAATTTCTGGTACACATTCCATTGTTGGAGCTACCGTAGGATTTTCTCTTGTTTGCAGGGGTACAGCAGGG GTAAAATGGATTGCCCTAATAAATATAGCAGCATCCTGGTTTGCAAGCCCTTTACTCAGCGGAATCGTATCCGCTGTTATCTTCTGGCtcataagaaaatttgtattaagGTCTAGCAAACCTTTTGAACAGGGACTTCGTATACTTCCTTTAGCATATGGCCTCACTATCGCTGTCAATGTCATGTCAGTTGCACATGATGGACCTAAAT TGTTGATGTTGGACAGAATGCCATGGTGGGGTAGCTTGACGGCTGCATTGACTTTAGGATTATTTTCAggaattattgtttatttatttgttgtaCCGTGGCAAAGGAAAAGGATAATTTTATCTGGCCCTGGTGGTGAAAAAAAGACGGCCTTGTGTACGTgcgataaaagagaaacaacagCTATGTCTATAATTTCGGAAAATCCATGTAGTAGTAATAGCGACACAAAAGAAGTTGCTGCACCAAAGTTACGCGGTAATAGTAGTGCTAGTCCACTTTTAATAGTAGGTGGTTCTAATGCCGAAGAAAGTCAAGCAgagaacgataagaaagacgaagaacaACCAGAAGTGTCaaagttattttcatttctacaaGTATTAACAGCTGGTTTTGGTAGTTTCGCACATGGTGGTAATGATGTTAGCAATGCTATTGGTCCTCTCATAGCATTATGGTCAATATATGCAGAAGGTTCTGCAAAACAAGAAGCTGATACACCAATATTAATACTACTTTATGGTGGATTAGGTATCTCTGCTGGCTTATGGATATGGGGACGTAGAGTAATTCGTACATTAGGACAAGATTTAGCACGTATAACACCTACTACAGGCTTCACTATAGAG GTAGGAGCCGCAGTGACAGTTTTGTTGGCAAGTAAGGCTGGTTTACCTGTGTCAACGACTCATTGCAAAGTAGGATCGGTGGTATGTGTTGGATGGGCATCGCGTGGTGGTGAGGGTGTTTCTTGGAAACTGTTCAGAAATATTGCTTTTGCATGGTTGATAACTGTACCAGTGGCTGGTTGCCTATCTGCAGGCTGTATGGCTATTTTTAAAGAAGTTCTtactttatga
- the LOC124948696 gene encoding LOW QUALITY PROTEIN: EF-hand domain-containing protein 1-like (The sequence of the model RefSeq protein was modified relative to this genomic sequence to represent the inferred CDS: inserted 1 base in 1 codon): protein MEGLPLMPGYSFRDPSVSFSKFSFVKCDEAQSLYSNXNNIMMCLIFLKIQDYRLKHRFDFSNGFRVLSDSKFGIGGRPIDVASLAYMEEKDPIQYDPSLTYGRVRDYGYQQFVPHYALFAQKCLRFKAFFRQGVFHSPNEHFRIRHVYIIYFLEDDTLCVTEPSIENAGFLQGKLVKRNRVAKTINGDYFHWKDLNVGKDICIHGIVYHIIDCDLFTREFLSSQGIDVGDKEDTPIDPYIEDRKMKIKATACVTRMPDDTRRRFLEYDRMILSFNAKWNDDFYQIMYFLMDDTIAIREVHKPNDGKDPVTMLLKKVKVPKNWKYLPSSYPGIYMEYGDPEIIEYYTPKDFKIGETVYIFGRQFLLYDCDLFTRKYYSEVLRIIQPNNIPIDPPNDRIKLLSEFKVPPHIKFGTPEDTYASCLSFRVKPPKKDVIRQLSNFPRKLRYSMKMDNVHPEDQDRDFILEYNLSEGTVLIQELEKRNSGRREGCFLKAMLVTKPGTDRDNPLYYTPQDFFIGAQINIFNHYFTINGADLFVYRYMEANPEKFCQQIRDNMRNYFAQQQLLQNDIMIETKKLQQRQHDADIFGEKEMENEVLTNSQICQDVEGTTKEIL, encoded by the exons atggaAGGCTTACCTCTCATGCCCGGCTATAGTTTTCGTGATCCAAGTGTAAGTTTctccaaattttcttttgttaaatgTGACGAGGCGCAATCGTTATATTCTA ACAACAATATAATGATGTGTTTAATATTCCTAAAGATACAAGATTACAGGCTCAAGCACAGATTTGACTTTTCAAATGGTTTTCGAGTGTTAAGCGATAGTAAATTCGGTATTGGAGGAAGGCCTATCGATGTTGCATCTCTTGCCTATATGGAGGAGAAAGATCCCATACA ATACGATCCATCGTTAACGTATGGTCGCGTACGTGATTACGGATATCAACAGTTTGTACCACATTACGCATTGTTCGCGCAAAAGTGTCTTCGTTTTAAGGCTTTTTTTCGTCAAGGAGTTTTTCATTCTCCGAACGAACATTTTCGTATACGTcatgtatacattatatatttcttagagGACGATACTTTATGCGTAACGGAGCCTTCTATAGAAAATGCTGGCTTTTTGCAAGGTAAACTTGTGAAGCGTAATAGAGTTGCGAAAACCATCAATGGCGATTATTTCCACTGGAAAGATCTTAATGTTGGTAAAGATATAT GCATCCACGGGATAgtttatcatattattgatTGTGATCTATTTACGAGAGAATTTTTGAGTAGTCAGGGTATAGATGTGGGAGATAAAGAAGACACGCCCATAGATCCGTACATAGAAGatcgtaaaatgaaaattaaagcTACGGCATGCGTTACTCGAATGCCCGATGATACAAGGCGACGTTTTTTAGAATATGATAGAATGATTTTATCATTCAACGCCAAATGGAATGacgatttttatcaaataatgtaTTTCTTGATGGACGATACCATAGCTATACGCGAGGTTCATAAACCAAACGATGGAAAGGATCCTGTAACAATGCttttaaagaaagtaaaagtacCAAAAAATTGGAAATACCTTCCATCGTCCTATCCAGGGATATATATGGAATACGGTGATCCCGAGATAATAGAGTATTATACGCCAAAGGATTTCAAG ataggtgagactgtatatatatttgggagacaatttcttttatacgatTGTGACCTTTTTAccagaaaatattattcggaAGTACTGAGGATAATTCAGCCCAACAATATTCCTATTGATCCACCTAATGATCGGATAAAGCTATTGTCTGAATTTAAAGTACCTCCGCATATCAAATTTGGAACCCCCGAGGACACATACGCTAGCTGTTTATCCTTTAGAGTTAAACCACCTAAAAAGGATGTTATACGACAATTATCTAATTTTCCTCGAAAATTACGTTATTCTATGAAAATGGATAACGTACATCCTGAAGATCAAGATCGTGATTTCATTTTAGAATACAATTTAAGCGAAGGTACCGTGCTAATACAAGAGCTTGAAAAGCGCAATTCTGGTCGTCGCGAAGGGTGCTTCTTGAAAGCAATGCTCGTTACAAAACCTGGGACTGATAGAGATAATCCATTATATTACACGCCGCAAGACTTTTTTATTGGAGcccaaattaatatttttaatcattacttTACTATAAATGGTGCTGATCTATTTGTATATCGTTATATGGAGGCAAATCCTGAAAAGTTTTGTCAGCAGATACGTGATAATATGCGCAATTATTTTGCACAGCAACAACTActtcaaaatgatataatgataGAAACAAAGAAACTACAACAGAGACAACACGACGCGGACATCTTtggtgaaaaagaaatggagaatGAAGTTCTTACAAATTCTCAAATTTGTCAGGATGTTGAAGgaacaacaaaagaaattttgtaa
- the LOC124948677 gene encoding YTH domain-containing family protein 3-like encodes MSAGLAGAVSNQRMKGQTNNQVSNGPKEHQQQQQQSEHAAGEDTGFDSWRGSNNTQHHSSYPISTGDPYNQYYASTSFPYQTFGAGDGTWSNGTDPVAFLSGYGGQISHDAYGMDGMFSASAGGGFSTFGQPAFNYFHGNGDFSAWSTPRKTRYEDYYQAPRGNESYPTPSSAAIKTIEQSVQSLSIGSGEVPRQDQQTTSNQQIKSEAKEPRKVTWASVASQPAKPVPPLSSSQGMKKKAGMPPPPIVPGKHNMDIGTWGEGKSSAPPPPTAPPPPQVQPPVPPPPPPVQRQRPPPPPCWNRQPTTPPPLPQSQIHMPTQSQHPQHSQHQQHQQHQQHQQHQQHQQHQHQQHQTQQQQQQQQQQQQQQQQQQQQQQQQQQQSQQSQQSQQQQQLVQTQSHPVLDELKVKNDYNPVEFDQTAPGARFFVIKSYSEDDIHRSIKYEIWCSTEHGNKRLDQAYREASREGAPLYLFFSVNGSGHFCGMAQMVSPVDYQSNSSVWSQDKWKGQFRVRWIYVKDVPNGELRHIKLENNEYKPVTNSRDAQEVPHAKGVTVLRILHTYRHSTSIFDDFGHYERRQAEEDQRKAPLNSMQHHHPSSNHRNRGHPGDLSRDHHQHSQHHLHQHQRKDRDGGRGRGRGGSRQ; translated from the exons ATGTCAGCTGGATTGGCAGGTGCTGTCTCAAATCAG CGGATGAAAGGGCAAACCAACAATCAAG TAAGCAATGGTCCAAAAGAAcatcagcaacagcaacaacaatcAGAACATGCTGCTGGAGAAGATACTGGATTTGATTCATGGAGAGGAAGTAACAATACGCAACATCATTCGAGTTATCCAATTAGTACTGGTGATCCTTACAATCAATACTATGCGAGCACATCATTTCCTTACCAAACGTTTGGTGCTGGGGATGGTACCTGGTCAAATGGGACAGATCCAGTTGCATTTCTCTCTGGATATGGAGGCCAAATAAGTCATGATGCATATGGTATGGATGGAATGTTCTCCGCGAGTGCTGGTGGTGGTTTTAGTACATTTGGTCAACCTGCCTTCAATTATTTCCATGGAAATGGTGATTTTAGTGCTTGGAGCACACCTAGAAAAACTCGCTACGAAGATTATTATCAAGCACCAAGGGGAAATGAGAGTTATCCAACACCAAGTAGCGCTGCTATTAAGACTATTGAACAAAGTGTACAAAGCTTATCGATTGGAAGTGGGGAGGTTCCAAGACAAGATCAACAAACAACATCTAATCAGCAGATAAAATCAGAAGCAAAGGAGCCAAGAAAAGTCACTTGGGCAAGTGTTGCAAGTCAACCTGCTAAACCAGTTCCTCCACTTTCATCGTCTcaaggaatgaaaaagaaagctgGAATGCCACCACCGCCCATTGTACCAGGAAAACACAATATGGATATAGGAACATGGGGCGAAGGAAAATCAtctgctcctcctcctccaacCGCACCACCGCCGCCGCAAGTGCAACCACCAGTTccgccacctccaccaccCGTGCAAAGACAGAGACCACCTCCTCCGCCTTGCTGGAACAGGCAACCAACAACTCCTCCGCCACTTCCCCAATCACAGATCCATATGCCAACCCAATCGCAACACCCGCAACATTCACAGCAccaacaacatcaacaacatcaacaacatcAGCAACACCAGCAACATCAGCAACATCAACATCAGCAGCATCAAActcaacagcagcagcagcaacagcaacagcaacagcagcaacagcagcagcagcagcagcagcaacaacaacaacaacagcagtcACAGCAGTCACAGCAGtcacagcaacaacaacagcttGTGCAAACACAATCTCATCCTGTTTTGGACGAACTCAAAgtgaaaaatgattataatccGGTAGAATTTGATCAGACTGCACCTGGGGCTAggttttttgtaattaaatctTATTCAGAAGATGACATTCATAGATccattaaatatgaaatttggTGTAGTACGGAACATGGAAACAAAAGACTGGATCAGGCATATAGAGAAGCTAGCCGCGAAGGTGCAcctttgtatctttttttttctgttaatgGATCTGGCCACTTCTGTGGAATGGCTCAAATGGTTTCTCCTGTCGATTATCAAAGTAACAGCTCTGTTTGGTCTCAAGACAAATGGAAGGGACAATTTAGAGTTCGTTGGATTTATGTCAAAGATGTCCCTAATGGGGAATTACGACATATTAAATTAGAGAATAATGAGTATAAGCCAGTAACCAATTCGAGGGATGCACAAGAAGTTCCTCATGCGAAAGGTGTAACAGTTCTGCGTATATTGCATACTTATCGTCATTCTACTAGTATTTTTGATGATTTTGGACATTACGAAAGAAGACAAGCAGAAGAAGATCAACGCAAGGCACCTTTGAATTCTATGCAACATCATCATCCTTCTTCCAACCACAGAAATAGAGGACATCCTGGAGATTTGTCACGAGATCATCACCAACACTCTCAACATCATCTTCATCAACATCAACGCAAG GATCGAGATGGTGGCCGTGGTAGGGGCAGAGGAGGTTCTCGTCAGTAG